The following coding sequences are from one Pelagovum sp. HNIBRBA483 window:
- a CDS encoding ATP-binding protein, whose product MLRGSLAAPSIRTTIRLGASVGLIAIAVIFALHQDWISLNINSLISVGLAVLVAVSLLLYGVSRWMAERFLIATARTLVAEETGFALIADGVGKLIVASAVAEDVTGDTDNAMMILTHKLKFAAAEPAEMLFRLQAVAHAVGRASEIIYTKNGTSRVSVLELRTDCYLWRLDLPKRAPDELEHRDAIAHLIAGPSGTVTYLNNAAKELFGRRPTTLHSIFEDDLPVSGGIAKLNQARWKDCMVLHRQLRGGRVEVFCFSSDFEAEIAHAPWSEVEELPVPLLKLSAGGDVLAANREARLLLKNDFKSKRRLSDHVEGLGRPVKDWVHELSCRNLGATESEFLRGVGEAEDMFLEVRLVRTGDENNSEVLAVLADRTDFKALEAQFVQSQKMQAVGQLAGGVAHDFNNLLTAISGHCDLLLLRHSSDHDDYGDLMQIHINANRAAALVSQLLAFSRKQNLRLEVIRFEEVLPDLMHLLSRLVGEKIRLKAEHHGAKVQIRVDRRQLEQVIMNLVVNARDAMPAGGEILVSSSACTLVEPMIRQRATVPAGDYLLVQVIDEGTGIPKDKLSKIFGPFYTTKGAGQGTGLGLSTVYGIVKQSGGYIFAESDAGIGAIFSLYFPVHHPDPTIEALDKFALNADAELESDAPEKAEDNIFREYSEPVEGTGTILLVEDEAPVRNFASRVLEGRGYTVVEADNGDNALKLLEDEQLQVDVFISDVVMPGSNGPTWVRKALAERPDTRVIFVSGYAHDPVTADQCDIPGAVFLPKPFSLEKLADTVAAQFRVRQI is encoded by the coding sequence GTGCTGCGTGGTTCACTAGCTGCACCTTCAATTCGGACAACGATCCGCCTCGGTGCGAGCGTCGGTCTGATTGCGATTGCCGTGATTTTCGCTCTCCATCAGGATTGGATATCTCTCAATATCAATAGTTTGATTTCCGTTGGGCTGGCTGTTCTGGTTGCCGTCTCATTGCTCTTGTATGGCGTTTCGAGGTGGATGGCCGAAAGGTTCCTTATTGCAACTGCGCGCACTTTAGTGGCTGAAGAAACCGGTTTCGCGCTGATTGCGGACGGCGTTGGCAAACTCATTGTCGCGAGTGCGGTCGCCGAAGACGTGACTGGCGACACTGACAACGCGATGATGATACTAACGCATAAGTTGAAATTCGCAGCGGCGGAACCGGCGGAAATGCTCTTTCGACTTCAAGCGGTCGCTCATGCCGTCGGTCGTGCGAGCGAAATCATTTATACCAAGAATGGCACTTCGCGTGTTTCGGTACTCGAACTTCGTACCGATTGTTATCTATGGCGCCTCGACTTGCCCAAACGCGCGCCAGACGAGTTAGAGCACCGTGATGCAATCGCGCATCTGATTGCTGGTCCGAGCGGCACCGTCACATATCTCAACAACGCGGCAAAAGAGCTGTTCGGGCGGCGACCCACGACCTTGCACAGCATTTTTGAGGACGACCTGCCGGTTTCTGGGGGGATCGCCAAGTTGAATCAGGCGCGGTGGAAAGACTGCATGGTCCTTCATCGCCAGTTGCGCGGTGGGCGGGTTGAGGTTTTTTGTTTTTCGTCCGACTTTGAGGCGGAGATTGCCCATGCGCCTTGGTCTGAGGTTGAAGAGTTGCCTGTTCCTCTCCTGAAATTGAGCGCAGGGGGGGATGTACTCGCCGCAAATCGTGAAGCGCGATTACTGCTGAAGAATGACTTCAAGTCAAAAAGGCGATTGAGCGATCACGTCGAAGGCTTGGGCCGCCCCGTCAAGGATTGGGTCCATGAACTTTCCTGCAGAAATCTTGGGGCGACGGAGAGTGAGTTCCTCAGAGGCGTCGGTGAGGCGGAGGACATGTTTCTTGAGGTGCGGCTGGTGCGCACCGGCGATGAAAATAATAGCGAGGTTTTAGCTGTTCTTGCCGACAGGACCGATTTCAAGGCTCTAGAGGCTCAGTTCGTTCAAAGCCAGAAAATGCAGGCAGTTGGTCAGCTTGCTGGTGGGGTTGCGCATGATTTCAACAACTTGCTGACTGCGATTTCAGGGCATTGTGATCTCTTGCTGTTGCGGCATTCGAGCGATCACGATGACTATGGGGATTTGATGCAAATCCATATCAATGCCAATCGCGCTGCGGCACTGGTGTCCCAGCTTTTGGCATTTTCGCGGAAGCAAAACCTCCGATTGGAGGTGATCCGTTTTGAAGAAGTGCTTCCTGATCTCATGCATCTTTTAAGCAGGTTGGTGGGTGAGAAAATTCGGCTGAAGGCTGAACATCACGGTGCAAAGGTGCAAATCCGCGTTGATCGCCGGCAGTTGGAGCAGGTGATCATGAACCTCGTCGTCAATGCGCGTGATGCAATGCCCGCGGGCGGGGAAATTTTGGTCAGCAGCAGCGCGTGTACCTTGGTTGAGCCGATGATACGGCAGCGTGCAACGGTTCCCGCCGGAGATTACCTACTGGTGCAGGTGATCGACGAGGGAACAGGCATCCCGAAGGACAAACTTTCCAAGATATTTGGGCCCTTCTATACGACAAAGGGCGCGGGGCAGGGAACGGGGCTTGGCCTCTCGACGGTCTATGGGATCGTTAAACAATCGGGCGGCTACATTTTTGCCGAAAGCGATGCGGGGATTGGTGCGATATTCTCGTTATATTTCCCCGTTCACCATCCTGACCCAACAATCGAGGCTCTTGATAAATTTGCCCTCAATGCCGATGCGGAGCTTGAAAGTGATGCACCAGAAAAGGCCGAGGACAACATATTCAGAGAATATTCCGAGCCGGTGGAGGGTACAGGGACCATCTTACTTGTCGAAGATGAAGCACCAGTACGGAATTTTGCCTCTCGCGTACTTGAAGGCCGTGGGTACACTGTCGTCGAAGCTGACAATGGGGACAATGCGCTGAAACTGCTTGAGGATGAACAGCTTCAAGTCGATGTGTTTATATCTGACGTAGTCATGCCGGGGAGCAACGGACCTACTTGGGTGCGAAAGGCACTGGCCGAACGCCCGGATACCCGTGTGATATTTGTCTCTGGCTATGCGCATGATCCTGTTACTGCGGATCAATGTGACATCCCCGGCGCTGTCTTTCTACCGAAGCCGTTCTCACTTGAGAAACTCGCTGACACGGTGGCCGCCCAGTTTCGGGTCCGCCAGATTTAG
- a CDS encoding Ppx/GppA phosphatase family protein: MAPKRRRGGGAFPKPVERPAPHTADPDTLYAALDLGTNSCRMLIAQPKGSQFHVVDSFSKSVQLGHGLETSGKLSRASMGRTISALRVCRQKLARHRVKRMRLVATEACRRAKNGAYFLNQVRRETGLSLELISPEQEAQMAVISCAPLVSTKTSQLLVVDIGGGSTELVWIDLNNVPARERPGAIMRLHRGFVQDPGPFAAAKVVDWISVPLGVATLRDQFEDVQDDAARFALMSWFFEENLVKFSPYSAEQVRDGFQIIGTSGTVTTVAASHLGLKRYDRNKVDGLRMTSDQIDAVIQSYLQLGPAGRRADPRIGRDRHSLIMSGAAILQALMRIWPTDRLSVADRGLREGLLYAQMSEDGVLEDTPY, translated from the coding sequence ATGGCGCCCAAGCGTCGCCGAGGCGGTGGCGCGTTCCCGAAACCGGTCGAGCGCCCAGCGCCTCACACCGCGGATCCTGACACGCTTTATGCGGCACTGGATCTGGGGACAAATAGTTGTCGCATGCTGATTGCCCAGCCCAAGGGCAGTCAATTCCATGTTGTTGACAGCTTTTCAAAGTCCGTACAGTTGGGGCATGGTCTTGAAACCTCCGGCAAACTGTCGCGTGCGTCGATGGGGCGAACGATTAGTGCGCTGCGGGTTTGCCGCCAAAAGCTCGCGCGGCATCGCGTGAAGCGGATGCGCCTTGTTGCGACGGAGGCGTGCCGACGGGCCAAGAACGGCGCCTATTTCCTGAACCAAGTGCGCCGTGAAACCGGTTTGTCGCTTGAACTTATATCGCCCGAGCAGGAAGCGCAGATGGCGGTGATTTCATGTGCGCCACTTGTTTCGACCAAGACATCGCAGCTTCTCGTTGTGGATATTGGCGGTGGGTCCACCGAGCTTGTCTGGATCGACCTGAATAACGTTCCTGCGAGAGAGCGCCCTGGGGCAATTATGCGCCTTCACAGGGGTTTTGTTCAGGATCCTGGCCCATTCGCTGCCGCGAAGGTGGTCGACTGGATTTCCGTGCCGCTCGGTGTCGCCACATTGCGCGATCAATTCGAAGACGTACAGGATGATGCGGCGCGGTTTGCGCTGATGAGTTGGTTCTTCGAAGAAAATCTCGTGAAATTCAGCCCTTACTCAGCCGAACAGGTGCGGGACGGTTTCCAAATCATCGGAACAAGCGGCACTGTTACCACGGTCGCTGCCAGCCATCTTGGCCTTAAGCGCTATGACCGCAATAAAGTTGATGGATTGCGCATGACGAGTGATCAGATTGATGCGGTTATCCAGTCCTACCTTCAGCTCGGCCCAGCAGGGCGCCGCGCAGACCCGCGGATCGGGCGCGACCGTCACTCGCTGATCATGTCAGGTGCCGCGATATTGCAGGCCCTGATGCGTATTTGGCCGACTGACAGGCTTTCAGTTGCGGATCGTGGTTTGCGGGAAGGGCTGCTCTACGCGCAAATGAGCGAGGATGGTGTTCTGGAAGACACGCCTTACTGA
- a CDS encoding TfoX/Sxy family DNA transformation protein: MNKNSPITSLRNLGPAMASAFERAGIHTAEEIIALGADAAYAALIESGTRPHFIGYYALVMGLQGRAWNDLAPAEKKTLRLRFDQIVSARKPAADNKLEEMLNRIGVIDLQK, encoded by the coding sequence ATGAACAAGAATTCGCCAATCACCTCACTCCGCAACCTCGGCCCCGCCATGGCGAGCGCATTCGAACGCGCAGGCATTCATACTGCGGAAGAAATAATCGCGCTCGGCGCCGATGCCGCCTATGCGGCGCTCATTGAAAGCGGAACGCGGCCGCATTTCATCGGGTACTACGCGCTTGTGATGGGTCTTCAGGGGCGCGCTTGGAACGATCTCGCCCCTGCCGAAAAGAAAACCTTACGCCTCAGGTTCGATCAAATCGTCAGTGCGCGCAAACCCGCTGCGGACAATAAACTCGAAGAAATGCTCAACCGGATCGGTGTCATCGACCTGCAAAAATGA
- a CDS encoding glucokinase yields MTNASKSFSLVADIGGTNTRVALAEGRNVRPETIRRYSNADFPGLETVLRRYIADENDVKPLAACVAVAGPVREGRADMTNLDWTIDKDTLARATGAATTAILNDLQAQGHALGHIADSNIMPVLKGNPGNQHAAKLVIGVGTGFNAAPVFETESGRVVPPSESGHANLPIRNAEELRLCEFVSTAHGFPAVEDVLSGRGLERTYAWLCSERGTPTELSAKEIMDRVSEGHDDIAAEALRIFIRILGTVAGNLSLIQLPFGGVYLVGGVARAVSPFLADFGFADAFRDKGRFAGFMGNFAVSVVNDDYAALTGSAAHLTELLAHQKPA; encoded by the coding sequence ATGACCAACGCTTCGAAAAGCTTCAGCCTTGTCGCTGATATTGGCGGGACCAATACCCGAGTTGCCCTTGCCGAGGGCCGCAATGTGCGCCCAGAAACGATCCGCCGTTATTCAAATGCCGACTTCCCGGGGCTCGAGACGGTTCTCCGCCGTTACATCGCTGACGAGAACGACGTCAAACCGCTTGCTGCTTGTGTTGCTGTAGCAGGACCGGTTCGCGAAGGTCGTGCCGATATGACCAACCTCGACTGGACAATAGACAAAGACACGCTCGCCCGGGCAACCGGCGCGGCGACAACCGCCATTCTGAACGATTTGCAGGCTCAGGGCCACGCGCTCGGCCACATCGCGGACAGCAACATTATGCCGGTATTGAAAGGCAACCCAGGTAATCAGCATGCGGCAAAACTGGTTATTGGTGTGGGCACTGGCTTTAACGCCGCGCCCGTTTTTGAAACGGAAAGCGGACGCGTCGTGCCGCCGTCAGAATCCGGCCATGCCAATCTGCCGATCCGCAATGCGGAAGAATTACGCCTTTGCGAATTTGTGTCCACTGCCCATGGTTTCCCGGCTGTCGAAGACGTGTTGTCCGGTCGCGGCCTTGAGCGGACCTACGCATGGCTTTGCAGCGAACGCGGCACCCCAACCGAACTCTCCGCGAAAGAGATCATGGATCGGGTTTCGGAAGGCCATGACGACATTGCAGCCGAAGCACTGCGCATTTTCATTCGCATTCTTGGTACGGTCGCTGGCAATCTGTCATTGATCCAACTGCCGTTTGGAGGTGTCTACCTTGTCGGTGGTGTAGCCCGCGCTGTTTCGCCTTTTCTGGCAGATTTCGGTTTTGCAGATGCATTCCGCGATAAGGGTCGCTTCGCAGGGTTCATGGGGAACTTCGCCGTCTCGGTGGTCAATGATGATTATGCCGCCCTCACCGGTTCAGCGGCGCACCTGACCGAATTGCTCGCGCATCAAAAACCCGCCTGA
- a CDS encoding RlmE family RNA methyltransferase, with protein MANTPGKNTSGRGQRDLKVKVKTARGRKNSSTRWLQRQLNDPYVKRAKAEGYRGRAAFKILELDDKFWFLVPGARIVDLGCAPGGWCQVAVARANALGEKSGKAIGRVLGVDLQEVEPIAGAEIHQLDFMADDADAQVKEWLGGEADVVMSDMAAASSGHKQTDHLRIIALCETAAYFAFDVLSPGGTFVAKVLAGGAEGDLQKLLKQRFEKVANVKPPSSRSDSSEKFVVATGFRG; from the coding sequence ATGGCAAATACACCAGGAAAAAACACCAGTGGACGCGGACAGCGCGACCTTAAGGTCAAAGTTAAGACCGCGCGCGGGCGAAAGAACTCCTCCACACGCTGGCTTCAGCGGCAACTCAATGACCCGTATGTCAAACGCGCGAAGGCCGAGGGCTATCGCGGTCGCGCGGCTTTCAAGATCCTTGAGTTGGATGACAAGTTCTGGTTTTTGGTTCCGGGTGCGCGGATTGTTGATCTCGGCTGTGCGCCCGGGGGCTGGTGTCAGGTTGCTGTTGCGCGTGCGAATGCGCTCGGAGAGAAATCGGGAAAAGCGATTGGTCGGGTCTTGGGCGTTGACCTTCAGGAAGTCGAGCCGATCGCCGGCGCAGAAATACATCAGTTGGATTTTATGGCTGACGATGCCGATGCGCAGGTGAAGGAATGGCTTGGCGGTGAAGCGGATGTCGTGATGTCGGATATGGCGGCGGCCTCAAGCGGCCATAAACAGACCGACCACCTGAGGATTATCGCGCTTTGCGAGACCGCCGCCTATTTTGCTTTCGACGTTCTGTCTCCGGGAGGAACTTTCGTCGCAAAGGTGTTGGCAGGTGGTGCTGAAGGTGATCTGCAAAAGCTGCTCAAACAACGGTTTGAGAAAGTCGCCAACGTAAAGCCACCGTCTTCGCGTTCGGATAGTTCGGAGAAATTTGTCGTTGCGACAGGTTTTCGGGGTTAA
- the ndk gene encoding nucleoside-diphosphate kinase, producing MAIERTLSIIKPDATKRNLTGKINAKFEDAGLRIVAQKRIQLTPAQAGQFYAVHAERPFYGELCEFMASAPVVVQVLEGEGAIAKNREVMGATNPADAAPGTVRAEFAESVGENSVHGSDAPETAKEEIAFFFSGLELVG from the coding sequence ATGGCGATTGAACGCACACTCTCCATCATCAAGCCGGACGCAACGAAGCGTAACCTGACTGGCAAGATCAACGCAAAATTCGAAGACGCTGGCCTGCGCATCGTGGCACAGAAGCGCATCCAACTGACGCCGGCACAGGCTGGCCAGTTCTACGCCGTTCACGCTGAGCGCCCGTTCTACGGCGAGCTGTGCGAGTTCATGGCGTCGGCTCCAGTTGTTGTGCAGGTGCTTGAAGGTGAAGGCGCTATCGCGAAGAATCGCGAAGTCATGGGCGCAACCAATCCGGCTGATGCGGCACCCGGCACTGTCCGCGCTGAATTTGCCGAGTCGGTTGGCGAAAACTCCGTACACGGCTCCGACGCACCGGAAACCGCGAAAGAAGAGATCGCATTCTTCTTCTCCGGTCTCGAACTGGTTGGCTAA
- a CDS encoding methylenetetrahydrofolate reductase — protein sequence MSLLSFRKKKEAQTTAPTLNADVEAFLKGYSIEVMPRTAEKVENFRDLLPTGTRVYIAHIEGTPIEDMVATAKRLANEGYPVMPHFPARIIKDQATLADWIARYQGEAGVEQALLLAGGVSNPHGDYHCSMQLLETGEFDKAGFKRLHVAGHPEGNKDIDPDGSDKNVIDALRWKQRFSETTDAEMALATQFCFDAGPVIAWADRLKSEGIDLPIHIGVAGPAKLQTLIKFAIACGVGPSLKVLQKRAMDVSKLLLPYEPDEFIGQLAAHAAKTPDFNIQKVHFFPLGGIKTNANWAIENGGSSTVPASQN from the coding sequence GTGTCCTTGCTGTCATTTAGAAAAAAGAAAGAAGCCCAAACCACCGCGCCCACCTTGAACGCGGATGTTGAGGCGTTCCTCAAAGGCTACTCGATTGAAGTTATGCCGCGGACGGCCGAAAAGGTTGAGAACTTCCGCGATCTCTTGCCTACCGGTACGCGCGTTTACATCGCGCATATCGAGGGCACGCCGATCGAAGACATGGTCGCCACCGCAAAACGCCTCGCCAACGAAGGCTATCCTGTGATGCCGCATTTCCCAGCGCGGATCATCAAGGATCAAGCGACCCTTGCGGACTGGATCGCCCGTTATCAAGGCGAAGCTGGCGTTGAGCAAGCTTTGTTGCTTGCCGGCGGTGTGTCTAACCCGCATGGCGATTATCATTGCTCGATGCAACTTTTGGAGACGGGCGAGTTCGACAAAGCAGGATTCAAGCGCCTTCACGTCGCCGGTCACCCTGAAGGCAATAAAGACATCGATCCAGACGGCTCTGACAAGAACGTCATTGATGCGCTACGCTGGAAGCAAAGGTTCTCCGAAACCACTGACGCAGAGATGGCACTCGCCACGCAATTCTGCTTCGACGCAGGGCCGGTCATTGCTTGGGCGGATCGCTTGAAATCCGAAGGCATCGACCTCCCGATCCATATCGGCGTCGCAGGCCCGGCCAAGCTTCAGACCCTCATCAAATTCGCCATCGCCTGCGGTGTCGGTCCGTCACTCAAGGTTTTGCAGAAGCGCGCTATGGACGTCTCCAAACTGCTCCTGCCTTACGAGCCGGACGAGTTCATCGGTCAACTTGCGGCGCATGCGGCGAAAACGCCAGACTTCAACATCCAGAAGGTCCATTTCTTCCCGCTGGGTGGAATTAAAACGAACGCAAACTGGGCCATCGAAAACGGCGGTTCCTCCACGGTTCCGGCCTCCCAAAACTAA
- a CDS encoding virulence factor: MPDVTIVYWRDIPAQVIVGKGRRGAKVQLPERFEQAIDRAAMKVGADGTDDYLAEWRKAAPFTIEGDPHEIAANEAAKIDAEYDQERIKALIANEGWN; encoded by the coding sequence ATGCCCGACGTGACCATCGTTTACTGGCGCGACATTCCGGCCCAGGTGATTGTGGGTAAAGGTCGCCGCGGGGCCAAGGTCCAATTGCCAGAGCGTTTCGAGCAGGCGATTGATCGTGCCGCCATGAAAGTTGGCGCTGATGGCACGGATGACTATCTCGCTGAATGGCGGAAAGCCGCCCCATTTACTATCGAAGGTGACCCTCATGAAATCGCCGCCAACGAAGCGGCGAAGATTGATGCCGAATATGATCAAGAGCGCATCAAAGCCCTCATCGCGAATGAAGGTTGGAATTGA
- a CDS encoding methyltetrahydrofolate cobalamin methyltransferase yields the protein MTRTIVESKSKTAIIGFDQPFCVIGERINPTGRKKLAAELEAGDFSTVEKDALAQVAAGATILDINAGVVYNSNPNPNETEPPLMTKIVELVQGLVDIPLCIDSSVPAALEAGLKAASGRPLLNSVTGEEERLEFVLPLVKKYNVPVVAISNDDTGISEDPDVRFEVAKKIVQRAADFGIPAHDIVVDPLVMPIGAMATAGQQVFALVRRLREELGVNTTCGASNISFGLPNRHGINNAFLPMAMGAGMTSAIMNPVALPAAASKIAEKRAEVEAAGIILPADMDDEAFCQMFGLGSTQFRAGKEMEAIRAANLLTNNDPHGGDWIRFNKPPSAQGTDSGRSSGRRGGRRRSA from the coding sequence ATGACCCGTACGATCGTCGAGTCCAAATCGAAAACGGCCATTATTGGCTTTGACCAACCGTTCTGCGTCATTGGCGAGCGGATCAACCCGACCGGCCGAAAGAAACTGGCAGCCGAGCTCGAAGCTGGCGATTTCTCAACCGTGGAAAAGGACGCGCTGGCACAGGTCGCTGCTGGTGCAACCATCCTCGATATCAACGCCGGTGTTGTCTATAACTCCAACCCCAACCCGAACGAGACTGAGCCACCGCTCATGACGAAAATCGTCGAGCTGGTGCAGGGTCTGGTCGACATTCCGCTCTGCATTGACAGCTCGGTCCCTGCGGCTCTCGAAGCAGGGCTGAAGGCTGCAAGCGGTCGCCCGCTTCTTAACTCCGTCACCGGAGAGGAAGAGCGTCTGGAGTTCGTCCTGCCGCTCGTCAAAAAATACAACGTTCCGGTTGTTGCAATCTCTAACGACGACACTGGCATCTCAGAAGATCCCGATGTCCGCTTCGAAGTTGCCAAAAAAATCGTTCAGCGTGCTGCCGATTTCGGCATTCCAGCTCACGACATCGTCGTCGATCCGTTGGTCATGCCGATCGGCGCAATGGCAACGGCTGGTCAGCAGGTGTTCGCATTGGTGCGCCGCTTGCGCGAGGAACTGGGCGTCAATACGACTTGCGGCGCTTCCAACATTTCCTTCGGCCTGCCGAACCGCCACGGCATCAACAATGCGTTCCTTCCGATGGCGATGGGCGCGGGCATGACCTCCGCAATCATGAACCCCGTCGCACTTCCAGCCGCCGCATCGAAGATCGCCGAAAAACGTGCGGAAGTTGAGGCCGCCGGCATCATCCTTCCCGCAGATATGGACGATGAGGCGTTCTGTCAGATGTTCGGGCTCGGCTCGACCCAGTTCCGCGCAGGCAAGGAAATGGAAGCAATCCGCGCCGCGAACCTACTGACGAACAACGACCCCCATGGCGGCGACTGGATCCGTTTTAACAAGCCACCATCCGCACAGGGCACAGACAGCGGCCGCTCGAGCGGGCGCAGAGGCGGACGCCGTCGCTCTGCCTAA
- a CDS encoding RsmB/NOP family class I SAM-dependent RNA methyltransferase, translating into MKPAARIAAAAEILDYIFSGEPAEKVLTGWARRSRFAGSKDRAAIRDIVFDALRKRNSYAARGGALTGRAVMLGRAVLQGEPVEEIFSGERFALAELSEAERKAISQDLAEKVINLPDWVVTQIADENGEEAAQEIGVALEERAQVFVRANLLKATPENAIERLGAEGVIGVPHPHVRTAIKITEGARLLASSTAYQEGYVEVQDASSQAAVALLPLEQGDNVLDYCAGGGGKALAIAARTKSQVDAYDISFGRMKDIPSRATRAGAEITCHQQPPEQLYDLVFCDAPCSGSGTWRRTPDMKWRFSEARMVALQAQQAEVLRKAAPLVRAGGFLAYATCSILRAENFAQVKAFVDDSGEFSLVDDHSWPVSEEGDGFYLAILQKQNTL; encoded by the coding sequence ATGAAACCTGCTGCTCGTATCGCCGCTGCCGCGGAAATCCTCGATTACATTTTTTCAGGCGAGCCTGCGGAAAAAGTGCTGACGGGGTGGGCGCGACGTTCCCGTTTTGCCGGTTCCAAAGATCGCGCGGCAATCAGGGATATCGTGTTTGATGCTCTTCGTAAGAGAAACAGTTATGCTGCGCGCGGTGGCGCACTGACCGGTCGTGCGGTGATGTTGGGGCGGGCAGTGCTGCAAGGTGAGCCTGTCGAAGAGATTTTTTCGGGGGAGCGCTTTGCGCTTGCGGAGCTTTCCGAGGCGGAAAGGAAAGCTATCTCGCAAGACTTGGCGGAGAAGGTGATCAATCTGCCTGATTGGGTTGTCACGCAAATCGCTGATGAGAATGGCGAGGAGGCAGCGCAGGAAATCGGCGTTGCCCTTGAGGAACGCGCGCAGGTGTTCGTGCGGGCGAACCTTTTGAAGGCAACGCCTGAGAATGCCATTGAGAGGCTCGGCGCTGAAGGGGTCATTGGTGTGCCTCACCCGCATGTGCGAACGGCGATCAAAATTACTGAGGGCGCGCGACTGCTTGCATCGTCAACGGCTTATCAGGAAGGCTATGTTGAAGTTCAAGATGCTTCCTCGCAGGCTGCTGTGGCGCTATTGCCGTTAGAGCAAGGTGATAATGTGCTCGATTATTGCGCCGGCGGCGGGGGAAAGGCGCTCGCGATTGCCGCGAGGACGAAATCTCAGGTCGATGCATACGACATTTCGTTCGGGAGGATGAAGGATATTCCCTCGAGAGCGACACGGGCAGGGGCCGAGATCACATGTCATCAGCAGCCACCAGAGCAACTGTATGATTTGGTGTTCTGTGATGCGCCTTGTTCAGGTAGCGGAACGTGGCGACGAACGCCGGATATGAAGTGGCGTTTCAGTGAAGCTCGGATGGTGGCATTGCAGGCTCAGCAAGCAGAGGTGCTGCGCAAAGCCGCGCCACTTGTAAGGGCTGGCGGCTTTCTTGCTTATGCAACGTGTTCGATCCTGCGGGCTGAAAATTTCGCGCAGGTCAAAGCGTTTGTTGACGACTCAGGTGAGTTTTCTTTGGTGGATGACCATAGCTGGCCGGTCAGTGAGGAAGGCGACGGCTTTTATCTTGCAATCCTGCAAAAGCAAAATACACTTTAA
- the msrA gene encoding peptide-methionine (S)-S-oxide reductase MsrA, whose amino-acid sequence MSQDRAVLAGGCFWGMQDLIRRIPGVLNTRVGYSGGDVPNATYRNHGTHAEAIEIVFDDTIVTYRKLLEFFFQIHDPSTPNRQGNDLGPSYRSAIFYCSEAQRDIAIKTIDDVNASGLWPGPVVTELAPVGDFWEAEVEHQDYLVKHPNGYTCHFPRPDWVLPSGAD is encoded by the coding sequence ATGTCACAAGATCGCGCAGTGCTAGCAGGTGGATGTTTTTGGGGAATGCAGGATTTGATCCGGCGCATTCCTGGTGTTTTGAACACGCGCGTTGGGTACAGCGGCGGCGACGTGCCCAACGCGACATACCGCAACCATGGAACCCATGCGGAAGCGATAGAGATCGTGTTCGACGATACGATTGTCACCTATCGCAAATTGCTCGAATTCTTCTTCCAAATCCACGACCCGTCCACGCCAAATCGGCAAGGAAACGATCTGGGGCCTTCCTATCGCTCAGCTATTTTTTATTGCTCCGAGGCACAACGGGACATCGCCATCAAGACCATCGACGATGTTAATGCATCCGGTCTTTGGCCGGGGCCGGTTGTAACGGAATTAGCACCTGTTGGCGATTTTTGGGAGGCCGAGGTAGAGCACCAAGATTATCTTGTGAAACATCCAAACGGTTACACATGCCATTTCCCAAGGCCCGACTGGGTGCTTCCGTCCGGTGCCGATTAA